CCGACGGCGCACGCTCGATCCCACTGTACTACGATGTGGATGGCCGCGTCGTCCGCGACGCGACCGAGGCCGACCGCGATCCCATCGCCGAGAGCGAGTTCCTGCTCACGCGGTACGTGACCGGGCCGGAGACGATCTGGCACGGCGTTCGTGCCGTCCAGCCGGGCGAGGTCGTGCAACTCGAGGGTGGAACCGTGCGTCGGCGGACGTACCGCGAGTACTGGCCGGCCGGCTCGCTCGAGAGTGACGACGACGGGAGCGAGAAAGCGAACGGACCCGACCACGCGACGGAACTCGAGGCGGCGCTCGAGACCGCCCTCAACCGACTAGAACGGGTCGCCGCAGACCGACCGATTGTCCTGTCGCTGTCGGGCGGTTACGACTCGCGGCTGCTCGCTGCGTCGCTCGTCGAGCGCGGGCGCGAGGTGATCGGCTTCACGTTCGGCCGCTCGGGCCACCCCGATGTGGAGATGAGTCGCGAGGTGGCCTCGAGACTCGGAATCCGCTGGGAGTTTCTCCCCTACGACGAGTCGCTGTGGCGGAAGTGGTACCACGGCGAGGCGGGTAAACAGTACCGCAAAGATGCGTTCGGTGGCGACGCGCTCCCTTTTCTCGCCGAGTGGCCCGCGCTCAGGCTGTTGCTCGAGGACGGACGGCTCCCCGCGGACGCGCTGTACTGTCCCGGTCACACGGTCGCGACGCCGAGCGAGCGGGTGCCGGTGTTCGCGGGCGAATCGCGATCCGGAAACGGCGACCACGTTGGCTGCGGTCCCGGCGACGACCCCGACCACGAGCGCGAAACCGTTGACCCCTCGCTCGAGGGACTCCTCGAGTACGTCCTCGAGACCCACTACAGCCTGTGGGACTGGGATGACGACGCGTTTCGCGCCGCCGCGCGCGAGCGGATCCGGCGCGGGCTGCTCGGCGGGCGCGACCCGGCGATGATCGACGGCCA
The Natronolimnobius baerhuensis DNA segment above includes these coding regions:
- a CDS encoding asparagine synthase-related protein, translating into METTLRGPDWTRVDEVAVRGRAFADGRLLRGEALATHLLDAVETAPATDSLETVANAAAELEGFYAAVLSTDESTTLVADGARSIPLYYDVDGRVVRDATEADRDPIAESEFLLTRYVTGPETIWHGVRAVQPGEVVQLEGGTVRRRTYREYWPAGSLESDDDGSEKANGPDHATELEAALETALNRLERVAADRPIVLSLSGGYDSRLLAASLVERGREVIGFTFGRSGHPDVEMSREVASRLGIRWEFLPYDESLWRKWYHGEAGKQYRKDAFGGDALPFLAEWPALRLLLEDGRLPADALYCPGHTVATPSERVPVFAGESRSGNGDHVGCGPGDDPDHERETVDPSLEGLLEYVLETHYSLWDWDDDAFRAAARERIRRGLLGGRDPAMIDGHESAAAAYERWEWRGRMSTFTNGDLRAYENAGVDWWLPLWDPAYVRAWQRVPLEHRREKRAHTRLAVDRYRAVADVSAERAAITDRTLSPVDRHLALVRHTPACQFTERGGDWDPPFLAPRSVWSEPGQHPLAWDGAVDDAVLKRVPTERGFYALRTLAETGRLDLTDGESAVPDGPLSLPIGDSNDSSDARS